The following are encoded together in the Citrobacter arsenatis genome:
- a CDS encoding ABC transporter ATP-binding protein, which yields MIEFCHVSKTYGQQKAVDDLNLQLGEGSFSVLIGTSGSGKSTTLKMINRLVEHDRGQIRFAGEEIRSLPVLELRRRMGYAIQSIGLFPHWTVAQNIATVPQLQKWSRSRIDDRTDELMALLGLEAGLRHRYPHQLSGGQQQRVGVARALAADPQVLLMDEPFGALDPVTRGALQQEMTRIHRLLGRTIVLVTHDIDEALRLAEHLVLMDAGKVVQQGTPLSMLTAPANDFVQTFFGRSELGVRLLSLRTVGDFIRRGERSDGEPLVDEMTLRDALSVFVARGCEVLPVVTPQGVPCGTLHFRDLLSEMPTRETSC from the coding sequence ATGATTGAATTTTGCCATGTCAGTAAAACCTATGGTCAGCAAAAAGCCGTCGATGACCTTAACCTGCAGTTAGGGGAAGGCAGTTTTTCGGTGTTAATCGGCACCTCAGGTTCGGGGAAGTCCACCACCCTGAAGATGATTAACCGTCTGGTTGAACATGACCGCGGCCAGATCCGTTTTGCCGGGGAGGAGATCCGCAGCCTGCCAGTGCTGGAATTACGACGGCGTATGGGATACGCGATTCAGTCTATTGGTTTGTTTCCCCACTGGACCGTTGCGCAGAATATCGCCACCGTACCGCAGTTGCAAAAGTGGTCGCGCTCACGTATTGATGACCGAACAGATGAACTGATGGCATTGCTGGGCCTCGAGGCTGGTTTGCGTCACCGTTATCCGCATCAGCTTTCCGGCGGACAACAGCAGCGGGTCGGGGTGGCGCGTGCGTTGGCGGCAGATCCGCAGGTGCTATTGATGGATGAGCCTTTTGGCGCGCTGGACCCGGTCACCCGTGGGGCGCTGCAGCAGGAGATGACGCGTATCCACCGTTTGCTGGGACGTACCATTGTGCTGGTGACGCATGATATCGACGAGGCGCTAAGGCTGGCGGAGCATCTGGTTCTGATGGATGCAGGAAAGGTCGTACAGCAAGGCACGCCGCTGTCGATGCTGACCGCACCAGCGAACGATTTCGTGCAAACCTTTTTTGGCCGCAGTGAACTGGGTGTTCGGTTGTTATCGCTGCGCACGGTAGGGGATTTTATTCGTCGCGGTGAACGATCAGACGGTGAGCCGCTGGTGGATGAGATGACGCTACGTGATGCGTTGTCAGTGTTCGTGGCGCGCGGTTGCGAGGTTTTGCCGGTCGTGACGCCACAGGGGGTGCCGTGCGGGACGCTTCATTTTCGCGATTTGCTTTCGGAGATGCCGACCCGTGAAACGTCTTGCTGA
- a CDS encoding ABC transporter permease: protein MGVLSNISVNRVLLLLVILTFAAAALPFISYAPNRLVSGEGRQLWDIRPNMAWGLAVACLLLFLLCFVPGKSGNILTLIVSQLLVIAALVTAGTAATYLAQTGSPLARTSLGSGFWLGLGLMLLAASDAIRRITERASWRWLLHAQIFILPLVLLLSGTFNDLSLLKEYANRQDVFNDALAQHLTILFGTVVPALLIGVPLGIWCAFSVARQGPVFAVLNIIQTIPSVALFGLLIAPLAGLVKHFPWLGSLGVAGTGLTPALIALVLYALLPLVRGVVAGLNQVPHDVLESARAMGMSARQRFISVQFPLALPVFLRSLRVVMVQTVGMAVIAALIGAGGFGALVFQGLLSSAVDLVLLGVIPVVVLAVLIDALFDLGLALLKVSNND, encoded by the coding sequence GTGGGTGTTTTGTCGAATATTTCCGTAAATCGGGTGCTGTTGTTGCTGGTCATTCTTACCTTCGCGGCGGCAGCGCTTCCTTTCATTAGCTATGCCCCTAATCGCCTGGTCTCCGGCGAGGGTCGTCAACTTTGGGACATCCGGCCCAACATGGCGTGGGGATTGGCGGTGGCTTGTTTGCTGCTGTTTCTTCTGTGCTTTGTACCGGGAAAATCCGGCAATATATTGACGCTAATCGTTAGCCAACTGTTAGTGATTGCGGCGCTGGTAACCGCCGGTACGGCGGCAACATATCTGGCACAGACGGGTAGCCCGCTGGCCAGAACCAGTTTGGGCAGCGGCTTCTGGTTAGGGCTGGGACTGATGCTGCTGGCAGCCAGTGATGCTATTCGTCGCATCACCGAGCGGGCGTCGTGGCGTTGGCTATTGCACGCGCAAATTTTTATTTTGCCGCTGGTGCTTTTGCTCTCCGGCACGTTTAACGATCTTTCTCTGCTTAAAGAATATGCCAATCGTCAGGATGTCTTTAATGATGCGCTGGCACAGCATCTGACTATTCTGTTTGGTACCGTGGTGCCTGCACTGCTCATTGGCGTACCGTTGGGTATCTGGTGTGCTTTTTCTGTCGCCCGCCAGGGGCCGGTATTCGCGGTACTGAATATCATCCAGACCATTCCCTCCGTCGCGTTATTCGGTTTGCTAATAGCGCCACTTGCCGGACTGGTAAAGCACTTTCCCTGGTTGGGTTCGCTCGGCGTTGCCGGAACCGGTCTTACGCCTGCGCTTATTGCGCTGGTGCTGTATGCGCTGTTACCGCTGGTTCGCGGCGTAGTGGCTGGATTGAATCAGGTTCCACACGATGTGCTGGAAAGCGCGCGGGCGATGGGGATGAGCGCGCGTCAGCGGTTTATCTCGGTACAGTTTCCACTGGCGCTGCCGGTCTTCTTGCGCAGCTTACGGGTGGTGATGGTCCAGACGGTGGGGATGGCGGTGATCGCCGCGCTGATTGGCGCCGGGGGATTTGGCGCGCTGGTCTTTCAGGGATTACTCAGTAGCGCCGTTGATTTAGTGCTGTTAGGCGTGATCCCGGTCGTTGTGTTGGCAGTGTTGATTGATGCGCTGTTTGATTTAGGGCTCGCGCTGCTAAAGGTATCGAATAATGATTGA
- a CDS encoding ABC transporter permease, with translation MKRLADPLLWLVALFLILLVGLPHSQALFSTLFPELPRPVYQQESFTTLALSHFALVGISSLIAIIIGTGAGMAVTRSWGAEFRPMVETIAAVGQTFPPVAVLAIAVPVMGFGLEPAIIALILYGVLPILQATLAGLGGISPSVMEIANGMGMSRGQRLFNVELPLAAPVILAGIRTSVIINIGTATIASTVGANTLGTPIIIGLSGFNTAYVIQGALLVALAAVIVDRGFERLASQLTRHVK, from the coding sequence GTGAAACGTCTTGCTGATCCGCTGCTGTGGCTTGTTGCGCTGTTTCTGATCCTGTTGGTGGGGTTGCCTCACAGTCAGGCCCTGTTTAGTACGCTGTTCCCAGAGTTGCCGCGTCCTGTGTATCAGCAGGAAAGTTTTACGACGCTGGCGTTAAGCCACTTTGCGCTGGTGGGGATTTCAAGTCTCATCGCCATCATTATTGGCACCGGAGCGGGAATGGCGGTAACCCGGTCCTGGGGCGCGGAATTCAGGCCGATGGTGGAAACGATTGCTGCCGTGGGCCAGACATTTCCTCCGGTCGCCGTGCTGGCGATCGCTGTACCGGTGATGGGGTTTGGGCTTGAACCCGCGATTATCGCGCTGATCTTGTATGGCGTGTTACCGATCTTGCAGGCAACTCTGGCGGGGCTAGGTGGGATTTCCCCCAGCGTGATGGAGATTGCCAACGGAATGGGCATGAGTCGCGGGCAGCGCCTGTTTAACGTTGAATTGCCGCTGGCGGCACCGGTCATTCTGGCGGGAATTCGCACGTCGGTGATTATTAATATCGGTACCGCAACAATCGCCTCAACCGTCGGGGCGAACACGTTGGGCACGCCGATCATCATCGGGCTTAGCGGGTTCAATACCGCCTATGTGATACAGGGGGCGCTGCTGGTCGCGCTGGCGGCGGTGATAGTTGACCGCGGGTTTGAGCGATTAGCGAGCCAACTTACCCGGCACGTAAAATGA
- a CDS encoding protein YohO codes for MSAAKIGVITLFLLMAIGGIGGVMLAGYTFILRAG; via the coding sequence ATGAGCGCAGCTAAAATCGGTGTTATCACCCTCTTTCTGCTAATGGCTATCGGCGGTATCGGCGGCGTCATGCTGGCAGGCTACACATTCATTTTACGTGCCGGGTAA
- a CDS encoding DUF1456 family protein, translating to MLSNDILRSLRYTLKANNNDMVRILALADMESTAAGFDTWMTKEDEDGFVRCPDIILSGFLNGLIYHLRGKDDSAPELALERRVNNNTVLKKLRIAFSLKTDDILTIMTGQKFRVSMPEITAMMRAPDHKNYRECGDQFLRYFLRGLTFHVHNAKS from the coding sequence ATGCTAAGTAACGATATTCTTCGTAGCCTGCGCTACACCCTGAAAGCGAACAATAACGACATGGTGCGCATTCTTGCGCTTGCTGACATGGAATCCACCGCCGCAGGTTTCGATACCTGGATGACAAAAGAAGATGAAGACGGGTTTGTTCGCTGCCCGGATATCATTCTCTCCGGTTTTTTAAACGGCCTGATTTATCATCTGCGTGGTAAAGATGATTCAGCGCCGGAACTGGCGCTTGAGCGTCGTGTTAACAACAATACGGTGCTGAAAAAGCTGCGTATCGCCTTTTCGCTGAAAACCGATGATATTCTGACCATTATGACCGGGCAGAAGTTTCGTGTATCGATGCCGGAAATCACCGCCATGATGCGTGCGCCGGACCATAAGAACTATCGCGAATGCGGCGATCAGTTCCTGCGTTATTTCCTCCGCGGTTTGACCTTCCACGTGCACAACGCGAAGTCTTAA
- the btsR gene encoding two-component system response regulator BtsR, translating into MIKVLIVDDEPLARENLRILLQEQSDIEIVGECSNAVEAIGAVHKLRPDVLFLDIQMPRISGLEMVGMLDPEHRPYIVFLTAFDEYAVKAFEEHAFDYLLKPIEEARLEKTLSRLRQERTKQDVSLLPENQQALKFIPCSGHSRIYLLQMDDVAFISSRMSGVYVTSSDGKEGFTELTLRTLESRTPLLRCHRQYLVNMAQLQEIRLEDNGQAELILRNGLTVPVSRRYLKSLKEAIGL; encoded by the coding sequence ATGATCAAAGTGCTGATTGTCGATGACGAACCGTTAGCGCGGGAGAATCTGCGGATCCTGTTGCAGGAGCAAAGCGACATTGAGATTGTCGGGGAATGTTCGAATGCAGTGGAAGCCATCGGCGCGGTACATAAGCTGCGTCCGGATGTCCTGTTTCTTGATATTCAGATGCCACGTATCAGCGGCCTGGAAATGGTTGGCATGCTTGATCCCGAGCATCGCCCGTACATTGTTTTCCTTACCGCCTTTGATGAGTATGCGGTGAAAGCCTTTGAAGAACATGCATTTGACTATCTGCTCAAACCGATTGAAGAAGCGCGGCTGGAAAAAACGCTGAGCCGTTTGCGCCAGGAGCGCACCAAGCAGGATGTATCACTATTGCCTGAGAATCAGCAGGCGCTGAAGTTTATTCCGTGCAGCGGCCATAGCCGAATCTATCTGCTGCAAATGGATGACGTGGCGTTTATCAGCAGTCGCATGAGCGGCGTGTATGTGACCAGTAGCGATGGTAAAGAGGGGTTCACCGAACTGACGCTCAGAACACTGGAAAGCCGAACTCCTCTGCTGCGCTGTCACCGGCAATATCTGGTGAATATGGCGCAATTGCAGGAGATCCGTCTGGAAGACAACGGCCAGGCCGAGCTGATTTTGCGTAACGGCCTGACCGTTCCGGTAAGCCGCCGTTATCTTAAAAGTCTAAAAGAGGCGATTGGACTGTAA
- the mlrA gene encoding HTH-type transcriptional regulator MlrA, which translates to MALYTIGEVALLCDINPVTLRAWQRRYGLLKPQRTDGGHRLFNDADIDRIREIKRWINNGVQVSKVKMLLSNENIDVHNGWREQQETLLSYLQSNNLHSLRLWIKERGQDYPAQTLNTHLFIPLRRRLQCQQPILQALLGILDGVLINYIAICLASARKKQGKDALVVGWNIHDTTRLWLEGWVASQQGWRVDVLAHSLNQLRPELFEGRTLLVWCGESQTPAQQQQLNEWRALGHDIYPLGI; encoded by the coding sequence ATGGCGCTTTACACAATAGGTGAAGTGGCTTTGCTTTGTGATATCAACCCTGTCACTTTACGCGCGTGGCAGAGGCGTTACGGATTACTGAAGCCGCAGCGGACAGACGGCGGTCATCGTCTGTTTAACGACGCGGATATCGACCGGATCCGTGAGATAAAACGCTGGATAAACAATGGGGTTCAGGTCAGTAAGGTAAAAATGCTGCTCAGCAATGAGAACATTGATGTCCATAACGGCTGGCGCGAACAACAAGAGACGCTGTTGAGCTATTTGCAGAGTAATAATTTGCATAGTCTCAGACTTTGGATCAAAGAGCGCGGTCAGGATTATCCCGCACAAACGCTCAACACCCATTTGTTTATCCCGTTACGCCGACGGCTGCAATGTCAGCAGCCGATCCTGCAAGCATTACTGGGGATCCTCGACGGCGTCCTCATCAACTACATCGCGATTTGTCTGGCCTCGGCGCGTAAGAAACAGGGTAAAGATGCACTGGTTGTCGGCTGGAACATTCACGATACTACCCGATTATGGCTGGAGGGTTGGGTAGCCAGCCAGCAGGGATGGCGCGTTGACGTCCTCGCCCACTCGCTGAACCAATTGCGACCGGAACTGTTTGAAGGTCGAACCTTACTCGTCTGGTGCGGCGAAAGCCAAACGCCCGCACAACAGCAACAGTTGAACGAATGGCGCGCGTTGGGTCACGATATTTACCCACTCGGTATTTAG
- the osmF gene encoding glycine betaine ABC transporter substrate-binding protein OsmF — protein MIISKVSVGSLALLAAISLPLQAASPVTVGSKIDTEGALLGNIILQVLESHGVKTVNKVQLGTTPVVRGAITSGELDIYPEYTGNGAFFFKDENDPAWKNAQAGFEKVKKLDAEQNKLVWLTPAPANNTWTIAVRQDVAQKNKLESLADLGRYLKDGGTFKLAASAEFIEREDALPAFEKAYDFKLNQNQLLSLAGGDTAVTIKAAAQQTSGVNAAMAYGTDGPVAALGLQTLSDPKGVQPIYAPAPVVRESVLKDYPQMGEWLQPVFASLDEKTLQQLNASIAVEGLDAKKVAADYLKQKGWVK, from the coding sequence ATGATAATCTCAAAAGTATCGGTGGGTTCGCTGGCACTGTTAGCCGCGATAAGCCTACCCTTACAGGCCGCGTCACCCGTCACGGTCGGTTCAAAAATAGATACCGAAGGGGCGCTGCTCGGCAACATTATTTTGCAGGTGCTCGAAAGTCATGGTGTGAAAACCGTCAATAAAGTACAGCTAGGGACCACCCCAGTGGTGCGTGGGGCAATCACCTCCGGTGAGCTGGATATTTATCCGGAATATACCGGTAATGGTGCCTTCTTTTTTAAAGATGAGAATGATCCTGCATGGAAGAATGCGCAGGCTGGTTTTGAAAAAGTAAAAAAACTGGACGCCGAGCAAAATAAGCTGGTCTGGCTAACCCCTGCTCCAGCCAACAATACCTGGACCATTGCGGTACGTCAGGATGTCGCGCAAAAGAACAAGCTTGAGTCGCTTGCTGATTTAGGCCGTTACCTGAAAGACGGGGGGACGTTCAAACTTGCCGCCTCTGCGGAGTTTATCGAACGGGAGGACGCCCTGCCTGCGTTTGAAAAAGCCTATGATTTCAAACTGAATCAAAATCAGCTGCTCTCGCTCGCGGGTGGTGATACCGCAGTGACGATTAAAGCGGCGGCGCAGCAGACTTCTGGCGTTAATGCGGCGATGGCCTATGGAACTGATGGTCCGGTTGCTGCGCTCGGTCTGCAAACCTTAAGCGATCCAAAAGGCGTTCAGCCCATTTATGCGCCTGCGCCCGTCGTGCGTGAATCGGTGCTGAAGGACTACCCGCAAATGGGAGAATGGCTACAACCGGTATTTGCCAGCCTGGATGAAAAAACGCTGCAACAACTGAATGCCAGTATTGCCGTGGAGGGGCTGGATGCGAAAAAAGTCGCAGCAGACTACCTGAAGCAAAAAGGATGGGTGAAGTAA
- a CDS encoding sensor histidine kinase: MYEFNLVLLLLQQMCVFLVIAWLMSKTRLFIPLMQVTIRLPHKLLCYVTFSIFCILGTYFGLHIDDSIANTRAIGAVMGGLLGGPVVGGLVGLTGGLHRYSMGGMTALSCMISTIVEGLLGGLVHSVLTRRGRTDKVFSPLTAGAITFVAELVQMLIILLIARPFDDAFRLVSNIAAPMMVTNTVGAALFMRILLDKRAMFEKYTSAFSATALKVAASTEGILRQGFNEVNSMKVAQVLYEELDIGAVAITDREKLLAFTGIGDDHHLPGKPISSSYTQRAIETGEVVYADGNEVPYRCSLHPQCKLGSTLVIPLRGENQRVMGTIKLYEAKNRLFSSINRTLGEGIAQLLSAQILAGQYERQKAMLTQSEIKLLHAQVNPHFLFNALNTIKAVIRRDSEQASQLVQYLSTFFRKNLKRPSEIVTLADEIEHVNAYLQIEKARFQSRLQVSLTVPDALAHQQLPAFTLQPIVENAIKHGTSQLLDTGEVSITARREGQYLMLDIEDNAGLYQPTSEASGLGMSLVDKRLRERFGDDFGISVACEPDRFTRITLRLPLEELA, encoded by the coding sequence ATGTACGAGTTTAATCTGGTGTTGCTGCTGCTTCAGCAGATGTGTGTGTTTCTCGTTATCGCATGGCTCATGAGCAAAACGCGTTTGTTTATCCCGCTGATGCAGGTCACTATCCGGCTCCCGCACAAACTGCTTTGCTATGTTACCTTTTCTATTTTCTGCATTTTGGGCACCTATTTCGGGCTGCACATTGATGACTCCATTGCTAACACTCGCGCTATCGGCGCGGTGATGGGCGGGCTGCTTGGTGGCCCGGTGGTCGGCGGTTTAGTGGGCCTGACCGGTGGCTTGCATCGTTATTCGATGGGCGGAATGACGGCGCTTAGCTGTATGATTTCGACCATTGTGGAAGGTTTACTCGGCGGGCTGGTGCACAGCGTGCTTACCCGTCGTGGCCGCACCGATAAAGTCTTTAGCCCACTGACCGCGGGTGCTATTACCTTTGTTGCCGAACTGGTGCAGATGCTGATCATCTTGTTAATTGCGCGTCCGTTTGATGATGCGTTTCGCCTGGTCAGCAATATCGCCGCGCCGATGATGGTGACTAATACCGTGGGCGCGGCCTTGTTTATGCGTATTTTGCTCGATAAACGGGCGATGTTTGAAAAATATACCTCTGCTTTTTCCGCCACAGCGCTCAAAGTTGCAGCCTCCACAGAAGGCATTTTGCGCCAGGGATTCAACGAGGTTAACAGCATGAAGGTGGCCCAGGTGCTGTATGAGGAGCTGGATATCGGCGCCGTGGCGATAACCGATCGCGAGAAGCTGCTGGCATTTACCGGTATTGGCGACGACCATCATCTGCCCGGTAAACCTATTTCTTCCTCGTACACCCAACGGGCGATAGAAACCGGCGAGGTGGTGTATGCCGACGGGAATGAAGTCCCTTATCGCTGCTCTTTGCATCCGCAATGCAAATTAGGCTCGACGCTGGTGATCCCTTTGCGGGGTGAAAACCAGCGCGTGATGGGGACCATCAAGCTGTATGAAGCCAAAAACCGCCTCTTTAGCTCGATCAACCGTACGCTGGGGGAAGGGATCGCCCAACTGCTTTCGGCGCAGATTCTGGCCGGGCAGTATGAGCGGCAAAAAGCGATGCTGACGCAATCGGAAATTAAACTCCTGCATGCTCAGGTGAATCCCCATTTTCTGTTTAATGCGCTCAATACCATCAAGGCCGTGATCCGACGCGATAGCGAGCAGGCCAGCCAACTGGTGCAGTATCTGTCGACGTTCTTTCGCAAAAACTTAAAGCGCCCGTCGGAGATTGTAACGCTGGCTGATGAAATTGAGCACGTTAACGCCTATCTGCAAATTGAAAAGGCGCGCTTTCAGTCACGCCTGCAGGTGAGCTTAACGGTGCCAGATGCGCTTGCGCATCAGCAATTACCCGCCTTTACCCTACAACCTATCGTGGAGAATGCCATCAAGCACGGTACCTCTCAGCTACTGGATACCGGGGAAGTGTCGATCACCGCCCGCCGTGAAGGACAGTATCTGATGCTGGATATTGAAGATAACGCCGGGTTGTATCAGCCAACGTCTGAGGCCAGTGGATTAGGTATGAGTCTGGTCGATAAACGACTGCGTGAGCGGTTTGGTGATGATTTTGGCATCAGCGTAGCGTGCGAACCTGACCGATTTACCCGAATCACTTTACGACTTCCTCTGGAGGAACTGGCATGA
- the bglX gene encoding beta-glucosidase BglX, protein MKWLCSVGVAVSLALQPALADTLFGNHPLTPEARDAFVTDLLKQMTVDEKIGQLRLISVGPDNPKEAIREMIKDGQVGAIFNTVTRQDIRKMQDQVMELSRLKIPLFFAYDVLHGQRTVFPISLGLASSFNLDAVRTVGRVSAYEAADDGLNMTWAPMVDVSRDPRWGRASEGFGEDTYLTATMGKTMVEAMQGKSPADRYSVMTSVKHFAAYGAVEGGKEYNTVDMSPQRLFNDYMPPYKAGLDAGSGAVMVGLNSLNGTPATSDAWLLKDVLRDEWGFKGITVSDHGAIKELIKHGTASDPEDAVRVAIKSGINMSMSDEYYSKYLPGLIKSGKVTMAELDDAARHVLNVKYDMGLFNDPYSHLGAKESDPQDTNAESRLHRKEAREVARESLVLLKNRLETLPLKKSATVAVVGPLADSKRDVMGSWSAAGVADQSVTVLTGIKNAIGEQGKVVYAKGANITNDKGIVDFLNLYEEAVKVDPRSPQAMIDEAVNAAKQSDVVVAVVGEAQGMAHEASSRTDITIPQSQRDLITALKATGKPLVLVLMNGRPLALVKEDQQADAILETWFAGTEGGNAIADVLFGDYNPSGKLPMSFPRSVGQIPVYYSHLNTGRPYNADKPNKYTSRYFDEANGPLYPFGYGLSYTTFTVSDVKISSPTMKRDGTVTASVQVTNTGKREGATVIQMYLQDVTASMSRPVKQLKGFEKVNLKPGETQIVSFPIDIEALKFWNQRMQYDAEPGKFNVFIGVDSARVKQGEFELQ, encoded by the coding sequence ATGAAATGGCTATGTTCTGTAGGTGTCGCGGTGAGTCTGGCATTGCAACCCGCGTTGGCGGACACTCTGTTTGGTAACCATCCGCTGACGCCAGAAGCGCGGGATGCCTTCGTTACCGATTTACTCAAGCAGATGACCGTGGATGAGAAAATTGGGCAACTCCGTTTGATAAGCGTCGGGCCTGATAATCCGAAAGAAGCCATCCGCGAGATGATTAAAGACGGGCAGGTTGGGGCAATTTTTAACACCGTCACACGCCAGGATATCCGCAAAATGCAGGATCAGGTGATGGAACTCAGCCGCCTGAAAATCCCTCTCTTTTTTGCCTACGACGTATTACACGGTCAGCGTACCGTGTTCCCGATAAGCCTCGGGCTGGCGTCATCCTTTAATCTTGATGCGGTCAGAACCGTTGGTCGGGTTTCTGCGTATGAAGCCGCCGACGATGGTCTGAACATGACCTGGGCACCGATGGTCGACGTCTCTCGCGATCCGCGCTGGGGTCGCGCCTCTGAAGGCTTTGGTGAAGATACGTATTTGACCGCCACAATGGGCAAAACCATGGTGGAAGCGATGCAGGGGAAAAGCCCGGCGGACAGGTATTCGGTGATGACCAGCGTTAAGCATTTTGCCGCCTATGGTGCGGTAGAGGGCGGCAAGGAATACAACACCGTCGATATGAGTCCGCAGCGTCTGTTCAACGACTATATGCCGCCGTACAAAGCCGGGCTGGATGCCGGTAGCGGTGCGGTGATGGTGGGGCTTAATTCGCTGAACGGCACACCGGCAACCTCGGATGCCTGGCTGTTAAAAGACGTGCTGCGCGATGAGTGGGGCTTTAAGGGCATCACCGTTTCCGATCACGGCGCGATCAAAGAGTTGATTAAGCACGGTACGGCCTCCGATCCTGAAGATGCGGTGCGCGTGGCGATCAAGTCCGGCATCAACATGAGTATGAGCGATGAGTATTACAGCAAATACCTGCCGGGACTGATTAAGTCAGGCAAAGTGACGATGGCGGAGCTGGATGACGCTGCGCGCCACGTGCTGAACGTGAAATATGATATGGGGTTGTTTAACGATCCGTACAGCCATCTGGGGGCTAAAGAGTCTGACCCGCAGGACACCAATGCGGAAAGCCGTTTGCATCGCAAAGAGGCGCGTGAAGTGGCGCGTGAAAGTCTGGTGCTGCTGAAAAACCGTCTGGAAACGTTGCCGCTGAAAAAATCCGCCACCGTGGCGGTTGTTGGTCCGCTGGCTGACAGCAAACGTGATGTGATGGGCAGTTGGTCTGCTGCCGGTGTGGCCGATCAGTCGGTCACGGTGCTGACGGGGATTAAAAATGCCATCGGCGAGCAGGGCAAAGTGGTGTACGCCAAAGGGGCCAACATCACTAACGACAAAGGCATTGTCGACTTCCTCAATCTGTACGAAGAGGCGGTGAAGGTTGACCCGCGTTCCCCGCAGGCGATGATCGATGAAGCCGTTAACGCCGCGAAGCAGTCTGACGTAGTGGTCGCGGTGGTTGGTGAAGCTCAGGGAATGGCGCATGAAGCCTCCAGCCGCACCGATATCACCATTCCGCAGAGTCAGCGTGACCTGATTACCGCGCTGAAAGCGACGGGTAAACCTCTGGTTCTGGTGCTGATGAACGGACGTCCGCTGGCGCTGGTTAAGGAAGATCAACAAGCCGATGCGATCCTCGAAACCTGGTTTGCCGGTACGGAAGGCGGTAACGCTATTGCTGATGTTCTGTTTGGCGATTACAACCCGTCAGGTAAGCTGCCGATGTCTTTCCCGCGCTCTGTTGGACAGATCCCGGTCTATTACAGCCATCTCAATACCGGTCGCCCGTATAACGCCGATAAGCCGAATAAGTACACATCGCGCTATTTTGATGAAGCGAATGGTCCGTTATATCCCTTTGGTTATGGCCTGAGTTACACCACGTTCACGGTTTCGGATGTGAAGATCTCTTCTCCAACGATGAAGCGTGACGGGACCGTGACGGCAAGCGTACAGGTGACTAACACCGGCAAACGCGAGGGTGCGACGGTGATTCAGATGTATTTGCAGGATGTGACCGCTTCAATGAGTCGTCCGGTAAAACAGCTGAAAGGTTTTGAGAAAGTGAACCTTAAACCGGGTGAAACTCAGATCGTAAGCTTCCCGATTGATATTGAAGCGCTGAAGTTCTGGAACCAGCGTATGCAATACGATGCGGAACCGGGCAAGTTCAACGTCTTTATCGGCGTGGATTCCGCCAGAGTGAAGCAGGGCGAATTTGAACTGCAGTAA
- a CDS encoding YehR family lipoprotein, translated as MKTFQKLVSLAAASIVVFSLTGCGDKEETKTFNANLNGSDITVSYTYKGDKVLKQTSESKISYASVGANNKEEAAKVFDALSAKYQNIAGIEEKLTYTDTYAQENVTIDMEKVDIKALQAISGMKLSENADKNISMKQMQTVMESAGFKEVK; from the coding sequence ATGAAGACGTTTCAAAAATTAGTTTCGCTTGCCGCAGCATCAATTGTGGTTTTTTCCCTGACGGGGTGTGGTGATAAAGAAGAAACGAAAACATTCAATGCCAACCTCAATGGTTCAGATATTACCGTCTCTTACACCTATAAAGGCGATAAGGTTCTGAAACAAACCTCAGAAAGTAAAATCAGCTATGCGTCGGTCGGGGCCAACAATAAAGAAGAGGCTGCAAAAGTATTCGACGCGTTAAGTGCTAAATATCAAAACATTGCAGGTATAGAAGAAAAACTGACCTATACAGATACCTACGCCCAGGAAAACGTGACTATCGATATGGAAAAAGTCGATATAAAAGCGTTACAGGCAATTTCTGGAATGAAGCTATCTGAGAATGCCGATAAAAATATCAGCATGAAGCAGATGCAAACGGTAATGGAATCGGCGGGTTTTAAAGAAGTGAAGTAA